The Polyangium aurulentum genomic interval CTTCCGCTCGGGCCGCGCGGCCTTCGCGATCAGCGGGCCCTGGCTCGCCACCGATCTCGCGGGCGCCACCTCGCTGCATTACCGCGTCGCCCCGCTGCCCAAGGTCCGCGCGACGGGCCGCTACCTCGAGCCGCTGCTCACGGTCGAGGCGATCATGCTCTCGCCGAAGGGCGCGGCGCGCAACGAGGTCCGGGCGCTCGCGCGGCACATCGCGAGCCCCGAGGGCGCGAAGATCCGCGCCGAGCGCGCGCACACGCTGCCCGCCCGCCAGGACGCGGCGCTGCCCGAGGGCGACGCGTCGCTGCGCGCGTTCGCCGAGCAGGCCAAGCGCACCATCCCGATGTCCACGTCCCCGGCGATGGACGCGGTGTGGGAGCCTGCGCAGAAGGCGATCCGCAAGGTCGTGCGCCGCGACGCGCTGCCGGAGACGGCCTTGAACGAGGCGAAGAAGCGCTTCGACGACGTCCGCCGCCCGCTGCCCGAGCCCGCCTCGAAGACCCCGGGCCTCGTCGTGCTCGGCGTGCTGCTCGTGCTCGGCGCCTTGCACCTCGTGGACAAGGCGCGCGATCCGGAGCTTCGGCCCGCGTTCAAAAAATCGCTCCCCGCCTACGCGTACGTCGTGCCCGCGGTCCTCGCGCTCGGCGTGCTCGTGCTCTTGCCGCTCGTCATCGGCGCGGCCACCTCGCTCTTCGCGGGCCGCGACGAGCACCTGCGCTACGTCGGGCTCACGCACTTCATCGACATCCTGACGGCGCGCGGCGGCCCCCTGCTCGCCACCGGATCGTTCTACCTCGTCCTGCTCGTCACCGTGCTCTGGACGGTGATGAACGTCTTCTTCCACGTCTTCATCGGCGTCTCGCTCGCGCTCGTGCTCTCGCGCCCGATGCTCAAGCTGCGCGGGCTCTACCGCGTGCTGCTCATCATCCCCTGGGCGGTGCCGAGCTACGTCACCGCGCTCGCGTGGAAGGGCATGTTCCACCGCCAGTTCGGCGCCGTGACCGGCCTCATCCTGTGGTTGAACCGCTCGCTCGGCCTCGACATGGAGCCCATCGCCTGGTTCTCGCGCTTCTCGACCGCGTTCACGGCGAACCTGTCGACGAACATCTGGCTCGGGTTCCCCTTCATGATGGTCGTGACCCTCGGCGCGCTCACGGCCGTGCCCGACGACGTGCTCGAGGCCGCGAAGGTCGACGGCGCGACCCGCTGGCAGCGCCTGCGCCTGGTCACGCTCCCGATGATCCGGCCCTCGCTCGCGCCCGCCGTGATCATGGGCGCGATCTGGACCTTCAACATGTTCAACGTCATCTACCTCGTGTCCGGCGGCGAGCCCGACGGCACGACGGAGATCCTCGTCTCCGAGGCGTACCGCTGGGCCTTCACGCGCGAGGCGCAGTACGGCTACGCGGCGGCTTACTCGGTCTTGATCTTCCTGCTCCTGATGGGCGCGACGCGGCTGCTCGACTGGCGGCGCGAGCGCGAGGTCCGCAGGCTCGCGAACCTCGCGGTGCCCGTGGTGGCGGCGACGGAGGAAGCATGAACCGGCGTCCCTCTCTCCTCGAATCCTTCGCGTGTCACGCCCTGCTCGTCGCGGGCGTCGCCTTCGCGCTCTACCCCGTGCTGTGGGTCATCGCGCTCGCCTTCTCGGGCACGCAGACGCCCACGCCGCGCGTCTTGCCGATCCCCTCGCAGCCGACCCTCGAGCACCTCACGGCCGTGGTGGGCGCGACGCGCAAGGTCGGCGACGCCACCGTGTGGCTCTTCGGCCGGCAGCTCATGAACTCGGTCCTCGTCGCGCTCGCGACGGCGGCGGTGGGCGTGACGATCGCGATCCCCTCGGCGTACGCCCTCGCCCGCTTCAGGTTCGTCGGCAAGGAGGCCGGCGTGCGCACGATGCTCGCGACGCAGATGTTCCCGGCCGTCGCGGCCGCCGTCCCCCTCTACCTGATCCTGAGCCACCTCGGCCTGCTCAACTCGCGGACGGGCCTCGTGGTCTGCTACGCGTCGACCAGCGTGCCCTTCTCCATCTTCCAGCTCCGCGCCGCGTTCGAGGCGATCCCGGTCGACCTCGAGGAGGCGGCGATGGTCGACGGGGCCACGCGCTTCTCGGCCTTCCTGCGCGTCGTCTTGCCGGCGGCGCGGCCGGCGATCGCGGTGACGGCGCTCTTCGCGTTCATGAGCGCCTACAACGAGTTCATCCTCGCCGCGACGCTCCTCGACAAGGAGGAGATGTTCACGCTGCCCGTGATGCTCCAGCGGTACATCGGCGAATACGACGCGCAATGGGATAAGTTCGCGGCCGGCGCGCTCGTCGTTTCGCTGCCCGTGATGGCGCTCTTCTACGTCCTGCAGCGCAATCTGGTCGCGGGTTTGACGGCGGGCGGCGTGAAGGGCTGAGCTCTCCGCGCCTGCCATTGCAACGCCGACGCCCCGCGGAGACGCTCCCGCGGGGCGTCTTCGTTTTCGCTACACCGTGCGCGCCGTGGGGATCTTCTTCGGGTCGATGATCGGCTCGCCGTGGCCCTCCTCGTCCTGCTCGATGGGCAGCTCCACGGTCATCTTCGTGCCTTTGCCGTGGCCGTCGCTATGGGCCGAGACGCGCCCGCGGTGCGCCTCGACCAGGTAGCGCACGATCGATAGCCCGAGCCCGAGCCCGCCATGCCTGCGCGAGCTCGACCCGTCGCCCTGCCGGAATCGATCGAATACGTGCGGCAGAAGCTCGGGCGCGATGCCCTCGCCCGTGTCGACCACCTCGACGCGCGCCCAGGTGGAGCCGAACGAAAGCCGCAGCTCGACCCGGCCTCCGGACGGCGTGAATTTGATCGAGTTCGACAGCAGATTGCGCACGACCTGCTCGAGCCGCACCGAGTCGCCCCGCAGGTTCGGGGGCGGGTTTTCCGGTAAAACCACGCGGATCTCGATGCCCTTCTCCGACGCCGCCTGCGTGAGCGCCTGCCGCGCGCTCTCGAGCAACGCCGGCAGCGAGACCTCCTCCAGCTCGAGGCTGAGCTTGTCGCTCACGATCCGGGAGGTGTCGAGCAGGTCCTCGACGAGGCGCGCCTGCATGCTCGTGTTGCGCGAGATGCTCTCGAGCGCGCGCTCCAGCTCGTTCTCCTTGGGCGTGCGGCGCTTGAGCAGGGCCACCCAGCACGAGATGGCCGTCAGCGGCGTGCGCAGCTCGTGCGACACGATCCCCAGAAACTCGTCTTTCATGCGGTTCGCCTGCTCCGCCCGCGCCCGCGCCTCGCGCTCGAGCTCGTACAGGCGCGCGCGCTCGATCGCCTGGCCGCACAGGCTCGCCAGCGTGTACAGGAACATCCGCCCGCTTTGCGGCGGCCGCCTCTTTCCGAGCTTCACGCCGAGCACGCCGACCAGGCGATCTTCGACGCGGATGGGGATGTAGATGAAGCTGCCCTTGCACCTTCGAGACGAGGGCGGGTCGGCGTCGCTGTCGTCCTTGGCGTCGGAATCCGACCAGAGAGGCTCCCGGCTTTGCTCGACGGCCGGCAGGCTGCGCTGGAAGACGTGCCGCGCATGCACGAGCGCCTCCTTGCTGGCGCCGACCTCGGCCACGATCTTCGGCTCCCCGCCCTGCCAGATGGCGAGGAAGCTGGCCCTGCCCTGCGTGCCGTCGAGGGCCTGGTGCACCACGATGTCGGCGATCTCGGGGATGCTGAGCGCGCGGTTCAGGCCCGCCGTCACGCGCTGCAGGCGCTCGAGGCGCGCGGCCGCGTTCTCCGCGCCCCGCCTGGCCTCGGACTCCTCATCGAGGATCCGGGCCCTTTGCAGGGCGTCGAGGCAGTTGCGCGACAGCGAATAGATGAATGCGCGCTCGGCCGGCCCGAAGGAGTGCTGGTCCTTGAAGACGAAGCCGAGCGCCCCCAGCGGGATGCCTGCGCGCGCGAGCGGGACGCAACCGATCCCCATGTCGTCGTCCAGGAAGCCTGCGAAGCGCGGATAGTGCGAGCGCAGCTCCTCGGCCGAGGGGAGCCACAGGGACTGTGCCGTGCGGGCCGCCGTGACGAGGGGAACATGCGCGCTCATGCTGGCGCGCTTGCCCGGGAAGAGCAGGTTCGTTCCCTCGCCCTGTGCGGCGACGCGATCGAGGGCGCTGCCTTTGCTCCGCACGAGCGCCATCGCGCCCCCGATGGCGCCGGTCGCCTTGATTCCGTGCCGCAGCACGGCATTGGCGACGTCTTCGAGGGTCAGCGCCTTGTTCAGCTCGACCGAGAGTGCAGCCAGCCGCTCGATGCGCGTGGTGATCTCGCGAGCGAGGTCCCTCCTCGGCTCTATCGCTCGCGTGAATGCCATGCCGGGATGGTAGGTCGGTTGCGCGGAAAGCACAATCGCGACCCGAGGGCGAGCACGTAATGGTTAGCCCGAGACCATTAGGGTCATCCCGTACGTTCTGCGAACGCGAGCACAACTCGGCCGGCTGCCCCGTCGGCACCTCGTACGCGACGAACGTTCAGGGAGAAGGCCTTGCGCCCGAGACCAGGGAAATCTTGCTCCAACCTGTAATCGTGCAGGACAGATGTTCGTGGCAACGTCTCCTCGAGCAGGGTCCGCAGGTCTGGAATGTTCCACTCCCCGTCCTTGCCGAGCTCGTAGACGATCTGCCCCTCGGCGGTCTCGTGAGAGATGCCGAACGAGTTGACGAAGGCCTGGTTCGCGCGCAGCACCCGCAGCGCCTCGTCGAGCACCAGGATGGGCTCGTGCGCTGCGTCCATGTAATCGTGCCAGCCGTCCTCCGTTGTCGACCGCCCCTGCTCGTCGACCTCGAGCATGGCCATGACCGCGCCGTCGATTTTGTTGTCGGCCGTCCGGTAGGGCCGAATGCGCATCGAATACGAGCGCCCTTCGCGGTCCCTCACGGTCCGCATGACCGTCTTCATTCCGTCGATGGCCTCGGCGACCATGGACGCGATGTCGGGCTCGTCGAGCTTGCTGCGGATGTCGCTCAAGGGGCGGCCGACGTCGCTCGGGATGAGGTGCAAGACCCGCTCGGCCATGGGCGTGAAGCGGCGGATGCGCAGATCGGCCCCCAGCATGACGATCGGGATGTTCATGCTGGAGAGAGCATTGTTGAGGTCGTTGTTCACCTGGGCCAGCTCGACGTTGCGCGCGCGCAGCTCCTCGTTGACCGTGGTGATCTCCTCGTTCGTCGATTGCAGCTCCTCTTTCGCCGTTTCGAGTTCCTCGTTGATGCTCTGCAGCTCCTCGTTGCTCGAGAGGATCTCCTCGTTCGCCGATTGCAGCTCCTCGTTCGTCGCCTCCATCTCCTCGATGATGGATTGCAGGTACTCGCGCGTCGCGGCCAGCTCTTGCTTCAGCTTGGCGACCAGCTTGGCCTCGGCGGCGGAGGAGGTCGCGGATGGCGCCTTGCCCTTCTTGCCTTTCGTCGTGGTCGACGAGTCGGGGGCGGCAACCTCCTCGAACGAGACCAGATAGAAGCGGCAGGGCTCGTCGCGCATGCCCATGCGCAGGGGCATGACGTCGACGATCACGTGGCGCGTCGAGCCGTTCGCGCGCACCTCGAGCGGGCCCGTGCGGATGGGCTCGCCGCTCTTTTGCACCTTGTGCACGACCGCCCGCAGCTCGAGCGCGAGCCCCTCGCGGGCCATGCGGAGCAGGTTGTGGCTGGGCACGCCGGGCGCGGGCTCGAGGTAGAACCCGGTTTGCCCGCGGAACTCGACGATCTGCATGTCCTGATTGACGATCACGCCGGGGGGCGCGTACCTCGCGAGCGCGATCTTGTCGGCCTCGCGGGGGACGAGGACCATCTCGTTCTCCTCGGTCCGCTGCACCTCCTTGGCGACCCTGGCGGTCTCGACGTTGTGGGGAGGGAAGGGAAAATCGAGGGTCGGGCGCGCGGTGGCGATCGTCTTGATGAAGATCTTGTTCTTCTTGTCCACGACCTCGAACAGCTCGGGCGCGCTCCCCGTGGTCTCCGAGCTGCCGAGCAGCAAAAAGCCGCCGGGCTTGAGCGCGTAATGGAAGATGGGCAGGACCTTCTTCTGCAGGATCGGCGAGAGATAGATGAGCACGTTCCTGCAGCTCACCATGTCGAGCTTGGAGAACGGTGGATCGCTCGTCATGTTCTGGCGCGCAAAAACGCAAACATCACGGATCGATTGGCTTATCTGATAACCCTTGCCGACCTTCGTGAAGAAGCGTCGCAGCCGCTCGGGCGAGACGTCGAGGGCGATGTTCTCGACGTACGTGCCGGCGCGCGCCGTCTCGAGGGCCACGTCGCTGATGTCGGTCGCGAAGACCTGAATGGGGAAATTCAGGCGGTTTTCGACCATGTATTCGACGAGGCTCATGGCGATCGAGTACGCCTCCTCGCCCGTCGCGCAGCCCGGCACCCACACCCGCACGGGCGCGTTTTGCGGCCGTTTCGCGCCCAGGATCTCCGGGAAGACCGTCTCCTTCAGCGCGGCGAAGACCTCGGCGTCGCGGAAGAAGCTCGTCACGCGGATGAGCACGTCGTGATAGAGGGCCGCAAGCTCCGCCGGCCGCTCCTTCAACAGGACCACGTACTCGCCGAGGCTGTTGATCTGCTGGAGCAGCATGCGCCGCAGGATTCGCCGCCGGATCGTCGTGTGCCGGTAATTGGTGAAATCGACGCCCTTGGCGGCCCGCAGCATGTCGAAGATCTTGTACAGCTCGCTCTCGCCGACGGGATCGTCGGGGTCGCCCTTGCGCATGCGCAGGGAGAGCTTGCCGATCTCGCGGCCGATCTCGGCCGCCGGAAGGACCATGTCCACGCACCCGGTGCCCACGGCCGTGTTCGGCATGCTCGGAAACCGGGCGGACTCCTCGGCCTCGGCGAACGTGAAGCCCCCGTCGGCCTTGACGCTCTCGACGCCGAGCGAGCCGTCGCTGCCATTTCCGGACAGAACCACGGCAATCCCCCGGTCGTGCATCTCGAGCGCGAGCGACCGGAAGAACAGATCGATGGGCATGGTTCGTCCGCGCCCCACCCTGGGCTCGAGCGTGAGCTGCCCGCCCGACATGAACATCAATGCGTTCGGCGGAATGACGTAAACATGGTCCGGCTCGAGCTTCATCCCCTGCTCGGCCTGGTGGACCGGTCGCCGGGTCGAGTTCGAGATCAGCTCGGGGAGCATGCTCTCCTGGGTCGGATCGAGGTGCTGCACGAGAACGATTGCGAGGCCCGTCTCGGCCGGCAGGTTCTCGAAGACTGCGCGCACGGACTCGAACCCGCCCGCCGAGGCGCCGATGCCCACGACGCCGACGAGCGGCGGCTCTTGTTGGTGCAGGACCTCGATCCGCTCGGTCGTCTCGGAGGCGCCGTCCTGCAAGGGCGCGGGCGGGACGGGCTCGGCCGCGGATCTGTCCACACGCTTGCTCGCGCGTGACTGTTCGGATTTCCCCCTCTTGCCGCTGGCCATTCTTGAACCCATCTCCTCAAGTGAGCGCGGCGTGGACAAACCGCTCCCGGTGCGGTCGCACTTTGGAGCATCCAAGGCTACTCTGTCAACGAGCGAACGCGTTTGGTGCGCGCCCTGGACGAACCCACCTGGCCGAGCTCCACGGCTCGGCGCGAAAGTTTTTCACCATGGGGCAATCGTACGACATCATCGTGGTTGGTGGTTCGGCCGGGGCGCTCGACGCGCTCGTGGCGATGGTTCCGCATCTTCCCGGGAGCTTGCGCGCCGCAATCGTCGTGGTCGTTCACATGGGGTCCACGGCCGAGAGCAACCTGGCGACCATCCTGGCGCGCAACGGCCCACTGCCGGCCTCGCACGCCAACGACGGCGAGGCGATTCGCCAGGGGCACATTTACGTGGCCCGGCCCGATCGCCACTTGATCGTCTCCGACGGCAAGCTGCACTTGACCGAAGGCCCCCGGGAGAACCGGCATCGGCCGGCGATCGATCCGCTGTTCCGCTCGGCCGCGGAGTCGCATAGCGATCGGGTGATCGGCGTGCTGCTGTCGGGCGCGCTCGACGACGGCGTCTCGGGGCTCGCAATGATCAAGCGGGCTGGCGGAATTGCGATCGTGCAAGACCCAGCGGATGCGCTCGTGTCGAGCATTCCGAAGCATGCCGTGGCGCAGGTGGCCGTGGACCACGTGGTGACCTCGGGAGGGCTCGGGCCGCTGCTCACGCGCCTGGTCCAGCCGCGGTCGGGTCCAGCCACGAGCGACGCTCCAAGGAGCGGGCTCGACAATGCGGTCAAGATGAATTTCGGCGATGTCGGCACGAACAAGGAGGGGCAGCATGTGATGTACTCGTGCCCCGATTGCGGCGGCGTGCTCGTGGAGACGGAGTCAGGCGAGGTCTTGCGTTACACGTGCCACGAGGGGCACATCCTCTCGGCCGAGTCGCTGCTCGCGGCCAAGGCCGAGATGCTCGAGGCGGCGCTGTGGGAGGCGCTGCGCACGCTGGACGAGCGCACGCAGCTCTCGGAGCGGTTCGCCGCCCACGCCCGCTCGCGCGGGCAAACCGTCATGCAGGGTCATTTCCAGCGGCGCGCGGACGAGTCGCGCGAGCGCGCGGAGATCGTCCGGCGGGTGCTCAAAGGGGGAACGAACTACGGGCGCGAAGGCGTGTGATCGAGCGGATCATTGCTTCGCCGCGGGGCTCGCTGGGCTCGTCGACCCGGCGAGGGGGACGGCGTGGACGCGGGTGTGCATGACGCGCCGCCGCTTTGCGCCGATGTTCGCCAGATCGAAATCGAACTTGAGCGAGATCCCGAGCTTCGGCGGGGGCAGTTGGCTCGCGATGGAGCCGGGCCGGTGGCGATCGTCGAGGGAGTCTTCCTTGATATCGTACGGGCTCTTCACGCCCGGAAGGCTCGGTCGAGGCGTGGGAATGCCGCGCGAGGTGCCGTCGGGCATGGTGATCTGGCTCCGCACGGCGACCTGAATCCGGCTCCCCCCGGCGAACGAGCTCGGGAGCGGAAAGGTCTGTCCTGCAAAGCGCTTCGCGATCGCGCGGGCGACGCCCTCGGCCGCCTTGCGGTCGTCGGGGTCGACGGCGATGACGTTCACGGAGGCGAGGCGGCCCTGGGCGTCGATGACGAGCTCGAACGACGTTTCGGATTCGGGCGCCGTGCTCGAGGACCGCAGCTCGTCCGTGACGGCGGAAGCGAGCGTGCCCGCGGCGGGGAAGTTCTGCACGGGCTCGGGGACCTTGAAAGGCGACGGCGGCGTGCCGGACCCGAGGTAATCGAGCGCCGCGTGAATGGGCTCGCCGAGCGGTCGCGGCGGGGGCGGCGCACCCGGAACGACCGGCGCGGGTGGGGCAGGCATGCGACCTGCGAGGTTGGGCGAGGGCAGGACGCCCGGCATCGTCCAGATGGGCTTTCCGTCGAGGCCCGGGAGCGCCTCGGGGAGGGGCTGCTTCTGAACGGGCGTATCCTGCGCGCTCGGGGGGGCGCCCGCGGTGGCTTCCGGGTCGGGGTAGGGCGAGTCCTCGGGGGGCACTTCGGACGCCCGCCCTCGCGGCGCGCTTCGTCCGACCTTCGGCGCCGGCGAGGGCTCGATCCGGGCGATCGGCTGCGGCGCCTCCTGGGGCTGGTTTTGCGGCGCGTCGGGCACGAGGTCGAAAGCGAT includes:
- a CDS encoding CheR family methyltransferase produces the protein MDRSAAEPVPPAPLQDGASETTERIEVLHQQEPPLVGVVGIGASAGGFESVRAVFENLPAETGLAIVLVQHLDPTQESMLPELISNSTRRPVHQAEQGMKLEPDHVYVIPPNALMFMSGGQLTLEPRVGRGRTMPIDLFFRSLALEMHDRGIAVVLSGNGSDGSLGVESVKADGGFTFAEAEESARFPSMPNTAVGTGCVDMVLPAAEIGREIGKLSLRMRKGDPDDPVGESELYKIFDMLRAAKGVDFTNYRHTTIRRRILRRMLLQQINSLGEYVVLLKERPAELAALYHDVLIRVTSFFRDAEVFAALKETVFPEILGAKRPQNAPVRVWVPGCATGEEAYSIAMSLVEYMVENRLNFPIQVFATDISDVALETARAGTYVENIALDVSPERLRRFFTKVGKGYQISQSIRDVCVFARQNMTSDPPFSKLDMVSCRNVLIYLSPILQKKVLPIFHYALKPGGFLLLGSSETTGSAPELFEVVDKKNKIFIKTIATARPTLDFPFPPHNVETARVAKEVQRTEENEMVLVPREADKIALARYAPPGVIVNQDMQIVEFRGQTGFYLEPAPGVPSHNLLRMAREGLALELRAVVHKVQKSGEPIRTGPLEVRANGSTRHVIVDVMPLRMGMRDEPCRFYLVSFEEVAAPDSSTTTKGKKGKAPSATSSAAEAKLVAKLKQELAATREYLQSIIEEMEATNEELQSANEEILSSNEELQSINEELETAKEELQSTNEEITTVNEELRARNVELAQVNNDLNNALSSMNIPIVMLGADLRIRRFTPMAERVLHLIPSDVGRPLSDIRSKLDEPDIASMVAEAIDGMKTVMRTVRDREGRSYSMRIRPYRTADNKIDGAVMAMLEVDEQGRSTTEDGWHDYMDAAHEPILVLDEALRVLRANQAFVNSFGISHETAEGQIVYELGKDGEWNIPDLRTLLEETLPRTSVLHDYRLEQDFPGLGRKAFSLNVRRVRGADGAAGRVVLAFAERTG
- a CDS encoding extracellular solute-binding protein — its product is MTQAKQYLAALVALCAYVLVSRPASAEPIRLWHAYRGDEEKALEEIVARWKGEPVELLALPADALKSKLSSAISLGDGPDLFIDAHNRLGEYKLRKLVSPAGDALEEDAYAGPSLEAMRVDGVAYGVPISQKSVALYVNTDLVEEVPEDLEGIAALKDKLPPGVFPLAYESQNFYFHAGLLHAAGGKVITAKDEFGFVGPEAAKSLELTLWLQSSGTIPEEADGALVTNLFRSGRAAFAISGPWLATDLAGATSLHYRVAPLPKVRATGRYLEPLLTVEAIMLSPKGAARNEVRALARHIASPEGAKIRAERAHTLPARQDAALPEGDASLRAFAEQAKRTIPMSTSPAMDAVWEPAQKAIRKVVRRDALPETALNEAKKRFDDVRRPLPEPASKTPGLVVLGVLLVLGALHLVDKARDPELRPAFKKSLPAYAYVVPAVLALGVLVLLPLVIGAATSLFAGRDEHLRYVGLTHFIDILTARGGPLLATGSFYLVLLVTVLWTVMNVFFHVFIGVSLALVLSRPMLKLRGLYRVLLIIPWAVPSYVTALAWKGMFHRQFGAVTGLILWLNRSLGLDMEPIAWFSRFSTAFTANLSTNIWLGFPFMMVVTLGALTAVPDDVLEAAKVDGATRWQRLRLVTLPMIRPSLAPAVIMGAIWTFNMFNVIYLVSGGEPDGTTEILVSEAYRWAFTREAQYGYAAAYSVLIFLLLMGATRLLDWRREREVRRLANLAVPVVAATEEA
- a CDS encoding chemotaxis protein CheB yields the protein MGQSYDIIVVGGSAGALDALVAMVPHLPGSLRAAIVVVVHMGSTAESNLATILARNGPLPASHANDGEAIRQGHIYVARPDRHLIVSDGKLHLTEGPRENRHRPAIDPLFRSAAESHSDRVIGVLLSGALDDGVSGLAMIKRAGGIAIVQDPADALVSSIPKHAVAQVAVDHVVTSGGLGPLLTRLVQPRSGPATSDAPRSGLDNAVKMNFGDVGTNKEGQHVMYSCPDCGGVLVETESGEVLRYTCHEGHILSAESLLAAKAEMLEAALWEALRTLDERTQLSERFAAHARSRGQTVMQGHFQRRADESRERAEIVRRVLKGGTNYGREGV
- a CDS encoding sugar ABC transporter permease, yielding MNRRPSLLESFACHALLVAGVAFALYPVLWVIALAFSGTQTPTPRVLPIPSQPTLEHLTAVVGATRKVGDATVWLFGRQLMNSVLVALATAAVGVTIAIPSAYALARFRFVGKEAGVRTMLATQMFPAVAAAVPLYLILSHLGLLNSRTGLVVCYASTSVPFSIFQLRAAFEAIPVDLEEAAMVDGATRFSAFLRVVLPAARPAIAVTALFAFMSAYNEFILAATLLDKEEMFTLPVMLQRYIGEYDAQWDKFAAGALVVSLPVMALFYVLQRNLVAGLTAGGVKG
- a CDS encoding GAF domain-containing sensor histidine kinase — its product is MAFTRAIEPRRDLAREITTRIERLAALSVELNKALTLEDVANAVLRHGIKATGAIGGAMALVRSKGSALDRVAAQGEGTNLLFPGKRASMSAHVPLVTAARTAQSLWLPSAEELRSHYPRFAGFLDDDMGIGCVPLARAGIPLGALGFVFKDQHSFGPAERAFIYSLSRNCLDALQRARILDEESEARRGAENAAARLERLQRVTAGLNRALSIPEIADIVVHQALDGTQGRASFLAIWQGGEPKIVAEVGASKEALVHARHVFQRSLPAVEQSREPLWSDSDAKDDSDADPPSSRRCKGSFIYIPIRVEDRLVGVLGVKLGKRRPPQSGRMFLYTLASLCGQAIERARLYELEREARARAEQANRMKDEFLGIVSHELRTPLTAISCWVALLKRRTPKENELERALESISRNTSMQARLVEDLLDTSRIVSDKLSLELEEVSLPALLESARQALTQAASEKGIEIRVVLPENPPPNLRGDSVRLEQVVRNLLSNSIKFTPSGGRVELRLSFGSTWARVEVVDTGEGIAPELLPHVFDRFRQGDGSSSRRHGGLGLGLSIVRYLVEAHRGRVSAHSDGHGKGTKMTVELPIEQDEEGHGEPIIDPKKIPTARTV